A region of [Bacteroides] pectinophilus DNA encodes the following proteins:
- a CDS encoding DUF6110 family protein — translation MKNCLKDVDWKKVGTFAGGVLFGTAGIRILSSKDAKKVYTNCTAAVLRAKKCVMAAANTIQENCGDIYADAKDINEKREAAADELFFEDASTDVKASDSTVTE, via the coding sequence ATGAAGAACTGTTTAAAGGATGTAGACTGGAAGAAAGTTGGAACATTTGCAGGAGGAGTTCTTTTTGGTACAGCAGGTATCAGGATTCTTTCAAGCAAGGATGCAAAGAAGGTATACACAAACTGCACAGCAGCAGTACTTCGTGCTAAGAAGTGCGTTATGGCTGCAGCCAACACAATTCAGGAAAATTGCGGGGATATCTACGCTGATGCCAAGGATATCAATGAGAAGCGTGAAGCTGCAGCAGATGAGCTTTTCTTTGAAGATGCTTCAACTGATGTGAAGGCTTCTGACAGTACTGTAACAGAATAG
- a CDS encoding heavy metal translocating P-type ATPase — protein MKFCIKSESGGRMRIHAVQKRMTYEQADILEYTLQKFGGVASVKVYDRTCDAVIYYTCSRNCMIEFLRGFSYAGVDVPDTVVANSGRAMNAEYQEQLVGKIMYHYARKWLLPAPLRACYTIASSLKFIAEGIKCLWNRKIEVPVLDATAIGVSIVRGDFDTAGSVMFLLGIGELLEEWTHKKSVGNLARSMSLNIGKVWLANSGTEVLADADTIQQGDRIVIHMGNVIPFDSVVVSGDGMVNQASLTGEAVPVHRKEGDSVYAGTVLEEGELTVRVTTVGRGSRYEKVVAMIEESEKLKSGLEGKAEHLADRLVPWTLGGTALTWLLTRNVTKALSVLMVDFSCALKMAMPISVLYAIHEAGTHDLTVKGGKYLEAVADADTIVFDKTGTLTKAKPTVVDVVPFIDETPDNLLRLAACLEEHFPHSMAKAVINAAQAKGLEHEEMHTKVEYVVAHGISSSVDGKKVVIGSYHFVFEDEQCVVPEGKEELFAKLPEEYSHLYMAIENKLAAVICIQDPVRREAADVIAALHKAGFSHIVMMTGDSERTARAIAAKVGVDEYYAEVLPEDKAKFVEERRKAGHKVIMIGDGINDSPALSAADAGIAISDGAEIAREIADITVSGDDLAQIVTLRNISSALMKRIHWNYKKIVGINSALIGLGVLGVIQPATSALLHNTSTILISLNSMKKLLDD, from the coding sequence ATGAAGTTTTGCATAAAGAGTGAGTCAGGGGGCAGAATGCGTATACATGCCGTGCAGAAGCGTATGACGTATGAGCAGGCTGATATCCTTGAATATACACTGCAAAAGTTTGGGGGAGTTGCATCAGTCAAGGTATATGACAGGACATGTGATGCGGTAATCTATTACACATGTTCAAGAAACTGTATGATTGAATTCTTAAGGGGGTTCTCATATGCAGGCGTTGATGTACCGGATACAGTGGTTGCCAATTCGGGCAGGGCAATGAATGCAGAGTATCAGGAACAGCTTGTTGGTAAGATTATGTACCATTATGCAAGAAAATGGCTGCTTCCTGCACCATTAAGAGCATGCTATACAATAGCATCATCACTTAAGTTCATCGCTGAGGGAATCAAGTGTCTCTGGAACCGTAAGATTGAGGTACCTGTGCTTGATGCAACTGCAATCGGGGTATCTATCGTAAGAGGAGACTTTGATACGGCAGGCTCGGTCATGTTCCTCCTTGGAATAGGCGAACTGCTTGAGGAGTGGACTCATAAGAAGTCGGTCGGCAATCTTGCAAGAAGCATGTCACTCAATATCGGTAAGGTATGGCTTGCCAACAGCGGAACGGAAGTGCTTGCAGATGCGGATACGATTCAGCAGGGTGACAGGATAGTAATACATATGGGTAATGTCATCCCATTTGATTCTGTGGTAGTATCAGGTGACGGTATGGTTAATCAGGCCTCACTTACGGGTGAAGCAGTACCTGTCCACAGAAAAGAAGGAGACAGCGTATATGCCGGTACAGTGCTTGAGGAAGGAGAGCTGACAGTACGGGTAACAACAGTAGGACGCGGAAGCCGTTATGAAAAGGTTGTTGCCATGATTGAGGAGTCTGAGAAGCTTAAGTCAGGACTTGAAGGTAAGGCTGAGCATCTCGCAGACAGGCTTGTACCCTGGACACTTGGCGGTACTGCACTTACATGGCTGCTTACACGTAATGTTACTAAGGCGCTTTCGGTGCTCATGGTAGATTTTTCATGCGCACTTAAGATGGCTATGCCTATATCGGTGCTGTATGCAATTCATGAGGCAGGAACGCATGACCTCACGGTTAAGGGCGGCAAGTACCTTGAAGCTGTAGCTGATGCGGACACAATAGTATTCGATAAGACGGGAACTCTTACCAAGGCAAAGCCTACGGTGGTTGATGTGGTTCCGTTTATAGATGAAACACCTGACAATCTTTTGAGATTAGCTGCATGTCTTGAGGAGCATTTCCCTCATTCGATGGCTAAGGCTGTAATTAATGCAGCTCAGGCAAAGGGACTTGAGCATGAGGAGATGCATACAAAGGTTGAGTACGTTGTTGCTCATGGAATATCTTCAAGTGTGGATGGCAAGAAGGTTGTAATCGGAAGCTATCATTTTGTATTTGAGGATGAGCAGTGCGTTGTTCCTGAAGGAAAGGAAGAGCTGTTTGCAAAGCTGCCTGAGGAATATTCACACCTGTATATGGCTATCGAGAATAAGCTGGCAGCAGTTATATGCATACAGGATCCTGTAAGAAGAGAGGCGGCTGATGTAATCGCTGCACTCCATAAGGCAGGCTTCAGCCATATAGTAATGATGACAGGCGACAGCGAGAGAACTGCCAGGGCAATAGCTGCCAAGGTTGGTGTGGATGAGTATTATGCAGAAGTTCTCCCTGAGGACAAGGCTAAGTTTGTCGAGGAGAGAAGAAAAGCAGGTCACAAGGTTATAATGATCGGTGACGGAATTAATGATTCACCGGCACTCTCAGCGGCAGATGCAGGAATCGCAATCAGTGACGGTGCTGAGATAGCAAGGGAGATAGCAGACATAACAGTCAGCGGCGATGACCTTGCACAGATAGTTACTCTGAGAAATATCTCATCAGCACTGATGAAGCGTATTCACTGGAACTACAAGAAGATTGTCGGAATTAATTCAGCACTCATCGGACTTGGCGTGCTTGGAGTAATCCAGCCGGCAACATCGGCACTTCTTCACAATACATCGACAATCCTTATCAGCCTTAACAGCATGAAGAAGCTGTTGGATGATTGA
- a CDS encoding iron-containing alcohol dehydrogenase: MQRFTLPRDLYHGKGALEALKSFEGKKAMICVGGGSMKRFGFLQKAEAYLKEAGMEVELFEGIEPDPSVDTVMKGAAAMEKFQPDWIVAIGGGSPIDAAKAMWIKYEYPDITFEDMCKVFGIPKLRKKAHFCAISSTSGTATEVTAFSIITDYQKGIKYPIADFEITPDVAIVDPELAETMPKKLVAHTGMDALTHAIEAYVSTANSDYTDPLALHAIKMIQEDLIGSYNEDMEKRDAMHNAQCLAGMAFSNALLGIVHSMAHKTGAAFADYGAHIIHGAANAMYLPKVIAFNAKDPTAKKRYGQIADFMKLGGNTDDEKVELLIRYVRHMNDELNIPHCIKNYGPDSYPTEQGFVPENVFLERLPEIAANAILDACTGSNPRQPSQEEMEKLLKCCYYDTEVDF, encoded by the coding sequence ATGCAGAGATTTACATTACCAAGAGATTTGTATCATGGCAAGGGTGCTTTGGAAGCACTTAAGAGCTTTGAAGGAAAGAAGGCAATGATTTGTGTTGGCGGCGGTTCAATGAAGAGATTCGGATTTCTTCAGAAGGCAGAGGCTTATCTTAAGGAAGCAGGAATGGAAGTTGAACTGTTTGAAGGTATTGAGCCTGACCCATCAGTAGACACTGTAATGAAGGGTGCAGCAGCTATGGAGAAGTTCCAGCCTGACTGGATAGTCGCAATCGGTGGCGGTTCACCTATTGATGCAGCCAAGGCTATGTGGATTAAGTACGAGTATCCTGATATAACATTTGAAGATATGTGTAAGGTATTTGGTATACCTAAGCTGAGAAAGAAAGCTCATTTCTGTGCAATATCATCTACTTCGGGAACAGCTACAGAAGTAACGGCATTCTCAATTATTACTGATTATCAGAAGGGAATTAAGTATCCTATAGCTGATTTTGAGATTACACCTGATGTGGCTATTGTAGATCCGGAGCTTGCAGAGACAATGCCTAAGAAGCTTGTGGCACATACAGGTATGGATGCACTGACACATGCCATAGAGGCATATGTATCAACAGCCAACAGCGATTACACAGATCCGCTTGCGCTTCATGCAATCAAGATGATTCAGGAAGACCTTATCGGATCATATAATGAGGATATGGAGAAGAGAGATGCAATGCATAATGCACAGTGTCTTGCAGGTATGGCATTCTCGAATGCACTTCTTGGTATCGTCCACTCAATGGCACATAAGACAGGTGCAGCATTTGCTGATTATGGCGCACATATTATTCATGGTGCAGCTAATGCAATGTATCTCCCTAAGGTAATAGCATTCAATGCCAAGGATCCTACAGCTAAGAAGCGTTACGGACAGATTGCAGATTTCATGAAGCTCGGCGGTAATACAGATGATGAGAAGGTTGAGCTGCTTATCAGGTATGTAAGACATATGAATGATGAGCTTAATATTCCTCACTGCATTAAGAACTACGGTCCTGACAGCTATCCTACAGAACAGGGCTTTGTTCCTGAGAATGTATTTCTTGAGAGACTTCCTGAGATTGCAGCTAACGCAATACTTGATGCATGTACAGGTTCTAATCCTCGTCAGCCAAGTCAGGAAGAGATGGAGAAGCTGCTTAAGTGCTGCTACTATGATACAGAAGTAGATTTCTGA
- a CDS encoding cation diffusion facilitator family transporter, with amino-acid sequence MTEFIIRLFVKDYKDTQDPDVRLRYGSVAGATGIVCNVFLFIAKLIIGTISRSVSITADAVNNLSDAASSILTLLGFKMSQKPADKEHPYGHARMEYLSGMAVSALILVIGYELAKTSFQKIINPQEVDFSVEIIIVLAVSILVKLWMMYFNTKVGKRIDSPTLAATAADSRNDVITTSAVLVAAVIAHISGLNLDGIIGFLVALFILYSGIGIARDTINPLLGEPASEELTKLVYDETLKSDKRVLGVHDLMVHDYGPGQRFASEHVEVDAKEDVLAAHEMIDEIERMFEEKHKIHMVIHYDPVVTDDDEVNEMKEYVESHLADIDEQLKLHDFRIVRSKERTKLIFDLAIPFDFKGKEDELQKSLDKIVASKDKKYCTVITFDLV; translated from the coding sequence ATGACGGAATTTATAATAAGACTGTTTGTAAAAGATTATAAAGATACACAGGATCCTGATGTAAGACTCAGATATGGAAGCGTTGCGGGCGCTACGGGAATTGTCTGCAATGTATTTTTGTTTATTGCCAAGCTGATAATAGGAACAATAAGCAGAAGTGTGTCTATTACTGCAGATGCGGTTAACAACCTGTCGGATGCGGCATCATCAATACTGACACTGCTGGGATTTAAGATGTCGCAGAAGCCGGCAGATAAAGAACATCCATATGGTCATGCAAGAATGGAGTATCTGTCGGGAATGGCTGTGTCGGCGCTTATACTTGTAATCGGATATGAACTTGCCAAGACATCATTTCAGAAGATAATTAATCCTCAGGAAGTTGATTTTTCAGTTGAGATAATAATCGTGCTTGCCGTATCAATACTTGTAAAGCTGTGGATGATGTATTTTAATACAAAAGTGGGAAAGCGGATAGACAGTCCGACGCTTGCAGCAACAGCCGCAGACAGCCGTAATGATGTAATTACTACTTCAGCCGTGCTTGTAGCGGCGGTGATTGCCCATATAAGCGGACTTAATCTTGATGGAATAATAGGTTTTCTGGTCGCGCTGTTTATACTCTACAGCGGCATTGGAATTGCCAGGGATACGATAAATCCTCTTCTTGGAGAGCCGGCATCGGAAGAGTTGACGAAGCTTGTGTATGACGAGACACTTAAGTCCGATAAAAGAGTCCTCGGAGTGCATGACCTGATGGTTCATGATTATGGCCCGGGACAGAGGTTCGCAAGTGAACATGTGGAGGTTGATGCAAAGGAAGATGTGCTGGCAGCTCATGAGATGATTGATGAGATTGAGCGTATGTTTGAGGAAAAGCACAAGATACATATGGTTATTCATTATGACCCTGTTGTAACAGATGATGATGAAGTTAATGAGATGAAAGAATATGTTGAAAGTCATCTTGCAGATATTGATGAACAGCTCAAGCTGCATGATTTCAGAATAGTAAGAAGCAAAGAACGCACCAAACTTATCTTTGACCTTGCAATTCCTTTTGACTTTAAAGGCAAAGAGGATGAACTGCAGAAAAGTCTTGATAAGATTGTTGCGTCCAAAGATAAAAAATATTGTACTGTTATAACCTTCGACTTAGTCTGA
- a CDS encoding phosphatase PAP2 family protein, which yields MAWELSLLHWFESIHTPVLDTIMKAITLLGNAGIFWILLTVAFLCFKQTRRCGLAMALSLVFSLIFTNIIIKPLVMRPRPFWIDPSFNLLVTAPTDFSFPSGHSSASFAGAVACLTQDRKKGVILVILAALIAVSRMYLTVHFPTDVLAGTILGIIYGIAGGKLCNIITAHIAARRQAK from the coding sequence ATGGCATGGGAATTATCGTTACTCCATTGGTTTGAATCGATACATACACCGGTTCTCGATACAATTATGAAAGCCATAACTTTACTCGGCAATGCCGGAATATTCTGGATATTGCTTACAGTTGCATTTCTTTGTTTTAAGCAGACACGCAGATGCGGACTTGCAATGGCTCTCTCACTTGTTTTTTCATTAATCTTCACCAACATTATAATCAAGCCGCTCGTGATGAGACCACGCCCATTCTGGATTGACCCGTCATTCAACCTGCTTGTCACGGCTCCTACGGATTTTTCATTTCCATCAGGTCATTCATCAGCATCTTTTGCCGGAGCTGTTGCATGTCTGACACAGGACCGCAAAAAGGGAGTTATCCTCGTTATACTTGCTGCACTTATCGCAGTATCACGAATGTACCTTACAGTACATTTTCCTACGGATGTTCTCGCAGGAACAATACTCGGAATAATATACGGCATAGCAGGCGGAAAGCTTTGCAATATAATAACGGCGCACATTGCTGCACGCCGTCAGGCAAAATAA
- a CDS encoding AraC family transcriptional regulator codes for MNRKTFYINDRIIYNEISVQTDSINKFYEIHNPDNERIVAIPDGCIDIQYVWKNGVMHPQLCGSFMQGKPSRIGDYDYCFGVKFNPGQMPDWIEADASKLMEAREDLGKYSECCKNFNVEQDMPFTDKIRMFTDEYDCSADMTDRRAMTMYVVNNIDENRGYVNINELVERVGYSHCYTDRVFKNAVGLSMKQYANIVRIQRSLDILGEKNAADVCNDLGYYDQSHFIKDFKKFTLMTPKAYYKKPAEEHFV; via the coding sequence ATGAACAGGAAGACATTTTATATTAATGACAGAATTATTTACAATGAGATAAGCGTTCAGACAGATTCAATAAACAAATTCTATGAGATTCATAATCCGGATAACGAAAGAATAGTTGCGATACCGGATGGCTGCATAGACATACAGTATGTATGGAAGAACGGAGTGATGCATCCACAGCTATGCGGCAGCTTTATGCAGGGAAAGCCATCAAGAATAGGAGATTATGATTACTGCTTTGGTGTAAAATTCAATCCGGGGCAGATGCCTGACTGGATTGAGGCTGATGCAAGCAAGCTGATGGAAGCGAGAGAAGACCTGGGCAAATATTCGGAATGCTGTAAGAATTTTAATGTTGAACAGGATATGCCATTTACAGATAAAATAAGGATGTTTACCGATGAGTATGACTGTAGTGCAGATATGACAGACAGGCGTGCCATGACGATGTATGTCGTCAATAATATTGATGAGAACAGAGGATATGTAAATATAAATGAACTTGTTGAACGTGTTGGTTACAGTCATTGTTACACAGACCGTGTATTTAAGAATGCAGTGGGCCTGTCAATGAAACAGTATGCCAATATAGTACGGATACAGCGTTCGCTTGATATACTCGGAGAAAAGAATGCAGCAGATGTATGTAATGACCTTGGGTATTATGACCAGAGCCATTTTATAAAGGATTTTAAGAAATTTACATTAATGACACCTAAGGCTTATTACAAAAAGCCGGCAGAGGAGCACTTTGTGTGA
- a CDS encoding amidohydrolase family protein, whose amino-acid sequence MKDGRNEKITLIYNAAFVIGCEEEEHYIIRGGEVAYKGNTIIYVGRHYIGEADEKIDAGQGLVIPGLINLHCHIAGSPLEKGFIEDTGNRFNYMSGLYEYLSVTKLEPEDQIDVLDFSLADIMTRGSTTVFEQGWCDEKSIEHMGESGLRTIVGPVASSSNFMTKDGRNVYYNMHEQQAYDRLQYVMDTRQKYDGAYDGRMTVALYLGQVDCCTPEYLDEVRRVMDNDREMIVTIHAAQSINEYEQIARTYGKTPAGYLYDHGIVGSRVHYGHYLMPQGHSMNAMKLMKPDEELKLIAGTNTNIIHCPWSFGRRGMILESLQHYLDLGINMGIGTDTFTQDIIWEMRYAAIFCKIAEGANPFTGTAAEVFNMATLGGARAIGRPDLGRIQKGCKADIVIVDLNNLDCQPVRDPIKVLVYSACGKNVDKVIVDGKLIVDGNRPVNMDIDKVIGRMQQAQDKMIAKVPERDWAGRSADEMSPMSFRVAD is encoded by the coding sequence ATGAAAGACGGCAGGAATGAAAAGATAACACTTATTTATAATGCAGCTTTTGTTATCGGCTGTGAAGAGGAAGAGCATTACATAATCAGAGGCGGAGAAGTTGCGTATAAGGGCAATACAATAATATATGTAGGCAGACATTATATAGGAGAGGCGGATGAGAAGATAGATGCCGGTCAGGGACTTGTTATACCGGGACTTATCAACCTCCACTGCCATATTGCGGGAAGTCCTCTTGAAAAGGGCTTTATCGAGGATACAGGCAACAGATTCAATTATATGTCGGGACTGTACGAATATCTGTCAGTAACAAAGCTTGAACCGGAAGATCAGATTGATGTGCTTGATTTTTCACTTGCAGACATTATGACAAGAGGCTCAACAACAGTATTCGAGCAGGGCTGGTGTGATGAAAAGTCAATAGAGCATATGGGCGAATCGGGCCTGCGTACAATAGTCGGACCTGTGGCATCAAGTTCAAACTTCATGACTAAGGACGGCAGAAATGTATATTACAACATGCATGAACAGCAGGCATATGACAGGCTGCAATACGTCATGGATACCAGACAGAAATATGACGGTGCATATGATGGCAGGATGACAGTGGCACTATATCTTGGTCAGGTGGACTGCTGTACACCTGAATATCTTGATGAGGTGCGCAGGGTTATGGATAACGACAGGGAGATGATCGTTACGATTCATGCGGCGCAGTCCATTAATGAGTATGAGCAGATTGCAAGAACATACGGAAAAACACCGGCCGGATATCTGTATGATCACGGCATAGTAGGAAGCAGGGTTCATTACGGACATTATCTTATGCCTCAGGGACACAGCATGAACGCAATGAAGCTGATGAAGCCTGATGAAGAGCTTAAGCTTATAGCCGGCACCAATACAAACATAATTCATTGTCCGTGGAGCTTTGGAAGACGTGGCATGATTCTTGAATCATTACAGCACTATCTTGACCTTGGAATAAATATGGGTATTGGAACTGATACATTTACCCAGGATATTATATGGGAAATGAGATATGCAGCAATATTCTGTAAGATTGCCGAAGGTGCCAACCCATTCACGGGAACTGCGGCAGAGGTATTCAACATGGCGACACTTGGAGGTGCAAGGGCAATAGGAAGACCTGATCTTGGAAGAATCCAGAAAGGCTGTAAGGCAGATATCGTAATAGTTGATCTTAATAATCTTGACTGCCAGCCTGTAAGGGATCCCATAAAGGTGCTGGTATACAGCGCATGCGGCAAGAATGTTGATAAAGTTATCGTTGACGGAAAGCTCATTGTTGATGGTAACAGACCTGTCAATATGGACATAGATAAAGTTATAGGAAGGATGCAGCAGGCTCAGGATAAGATGATTGCAAAGGTGCCTGAAAGAGACTGGGCAGGAAGAAGTGCAGATGAGATGTCACCAATGAGCTTCAGAGTAGCTGATTAG
- a CDS encoding peptidase M20, translated as MDKNMLEEMVSVTKGLVAVNSINSNDGGELLASQYIDGYFKKLPYFQEHPEYSFTQELRADALHRRNVFAFVKAGKKETKNVIIIHGHMDTVGVDDYGNLKDYAFSCDKLKEKFLEIKDKLPKDFRNDLESGSWMVGRGVGDMKSGVALFMVLTKYFSERTQELGVNILFMSNPVEENLHTGIINALDVLSDMKDKGYRFLYAINSDCVTPLYPGDTTRYIYTGAIGKILPCFYVNGAGKPVADVASKIVTSVNLNPEFCDGAGGEITTPPAVLKLRCRDDEAFLYFNYMIMYKDTKAILGLLKDAAEGAGEGYEVYEFMQIYEMAKEKCTSDFEKYVDDLTADIIKEYPDKRDSAYELTKRLFKLAGIDKKAIVIFLAAPYCPHNTLNLEDTYEAALQTQIEKVLDTMAERTGETFKILKFFACLTDSSYLKIDDDSDAIASLKGNFPAMDMLFRVPLQTEKELNIPALNFGVFMKDPHQWMERLYVPYSFGVLPQVIMEMIKVSGEPD; from the coding sequence ATGGATAAAAATATGCTTGAAGAGATGGTATCTGTGACAAAAGGACTGGTTGCAGTCAACAGCATAAATTCTAACGACGGCGGTGAACTGCTTGCATCGCAATATATAGATGGTTATTTTAAAAAACTTCCATATTTTCAGGAACATCCTGAATATTCATTTACGCAGGAATTAAGGGCGGATGCGCTACACAGACGTAATGTATTTGCATTTGTGAAGGCAGGAAAAAAAGAGACAAAAAATGTAATAATTATCCATGGACACATGGACACGGTTGGTGTTGATGATTATGGCAATCTTAAAGATTATGCATTCTCATGCGACAAACTCAAAGAGAAGTTCCTTGAGATAAAGGATAAGCTGCCCAAGGATTTCCGCAATGACCTTGAGAGCGGAAGCTGGATGGTTGGAAGAGGTGTCGGTGATATGAAGAGCGGTGTTGCTCTCTTCATGGTGCTTACAAAGTATTTTAGTGAAAGAACACAGGAGCTGGGAGTTAATATCCTGTTTATGTCTAATCCGGTAGAGGAGAATCTTCATACCGGAATTATAAATGCACTTGATGTGCTTTCGGATATGAAAGATAAAGGATACAGATTTCTCTATGCTATCAACAGCGACTGCGTAACGCCGCTTTATCCGGGAGACACGACAAGATATATATATACAGGCGCAATCGGCAAGATTCTTCCGTGTTTCTATGTAAATGGTGCAGGGAAGCCTGTAGCAGATGTGGCATCGAAAATCGTGACATCAGTCAATCTTAATCCGGAGTTCTGTGACGGAGCGGGCGGAGAGATTACTACGCCTCCGGCAGTGCTTAAGTTAAGGTGCAGGGATGATGAGGCATTTTTATATTTTAATTATATGATAATGTATAAAGATACAAAGGCAATACTTGGGCTTCTTAAAGATGCGGCAGAAGGGGCAGGAGAAGGATATGAAGTATATGAGTTCATGCAGATATATGAGATGGCAAAAGAAAAATGCACCTCTGATTTTGAAAAGTATGTAGATGACCTGACGGCGGATATAATAAAAGAATATCCCGACAAGAGAGATTCCGCATACGAGCTGACAAAAAGGCTTTTTAAGCTTGCAGGAATAGATAAAAAGGCAATAGTTATATTCCTTGCAGCACCATATTGTCCACATAATACGCTTAATCTTGAAGATACGTACGAGGCTGCATTGCAGACACAGATTGAAAAGGTGCTTGATACGATGGCGGAAAGAACCGGAGAGACATTTAAGATACTTAAGTTCTTTGCCTGCCTTACAGACAGCAGTTATCTGAAGATAGATGATGACAGCGATGCGATTGCTTCACTGAAAGGCAACTTCCCGGCAATGGATATGCTGTTCCGTGTACCTTTGCAGACCGAAAAAGAACTTAATATACCGGCACTCAACTTTGGTGTATTTATGAAAGATCCGCATCAGTGGATGGAGAGACTGTATGTTCCGTATTCATTCGGTGTACTTCCGCAGGTGATTATGGAGATGATTAAGGTAAGTGGTGAGCCTGATTAA
- a CDS encoding ABC transporter substrate-binding protein yields the protein MKKRLISLLMVLTLMVSLVGCAEESTSNEGKSVKQDVTVAWDIEPPMLDPTLTTSTAARDINKYIYEGVVEMDANFEPQPQLAEKIEHNDDNTEWTFYLRKGVKFHDGTEMKAEDVAASLNRWSGINGSAKLIIKNGEKFEVKDDYTVTIKLDTPCLLFLYYLANPSQFAGITKKSIVEAADSSSGYKSIIGTGAMKFVEWKQNEYIKLEKFADYSAPSAKLSGFAGDKTVNFNTLTFYMVNDASTRVAGALADQYDFVNKISYDSMNQFDGVTNCSLTQGQYMIGGLIFEKKEGCGSYSEDPNFRRAVSYALDINEIAKAQVPNSDYVTIDSDYMGPFQTAWDTNAGDAYYNKHDLAKAKEYLAQSKYDGGTVKMVTNTEYPDMYNGTLVVQKQLEAIGIKVEVEVMDWATQLTRINQPETLDMFVSNFGVSPIPNTLLFLTPGRTGFTHNAAISSIFDQMGAAKDMTTAQSLWKEAQKAAWEEAEFIPLGHQYTVVSKSSRVENYTGFMGLTLWGCTVYEP from the coding sequence ATGAAGAAGAGATTGATCAGCTTATTAATGGTACTTACACTGATGGTTTCACTGGTTGGATGTGCGGAAGAAAGTACATCTAATGAAGGAAAAAGTGTTAAGCAGGATGTCACGGTAGCATGGGATATTGAGCCGCCAATGCTCGATCCTACACTTACAACATCTACCGCAGCAAGAGATATCAATAAGTATATATATGAAGGCGTGGTTGAGATGGATGCCAACTTTGAGCCACAGCCACAGCTCGCAGAGAAGATTGAACATAATGATGACAATACAGAATGGACATTCTATCTGAGAAAGGGAGTTAAGTTCCATGACGGAACAGAGATGAAGGCAGAAGATGTTGCAGCATCGCTTAACAGATGGTCAGGAATTAACGGTTCAGCAAAGCTCATTATAAAGAATGGCGAGAAGTTTGAAGTAAAGGATGATTATACAGTTACAATAAAGCTTGACACACCATGTCTGTTATTCCTTTATTACCTCGCTAACCCGTCACAGTTCGCAGGTATTACCAAGAAGTCAATTGTAGAGGCAGCCGATTCATCAAGCGGATATAAGAGTATAATCGGTACAGGTGCAATGAAGTTCGTTGAATGGAAGCAGAATGAATATATAAAGCTTGAAAAGTTTGCTGATTATTCAGCACCTTCAGCAAAGCTCAGCGGATTTGCAGGAGATAAGACAGTTAACTTTAATACACTTACGTTCTACATGGTTAATGATGCGTCAACAAGAGTTGCAGGTGCACTTGCAGATCAGTATGACTTTGTAAATAAGATAAGCTACGACAGCATGAATCAGTTTGACGGAGTTACCAACTGCTCACTTACACAGGGACAGTACATGATAGGCGGCCTTATATTTGAGAAGAAGGAAGGCTGCGGAAGTTATTCAGAAGATCCGAACTTCAGAAGGGCAGTATCATATGCACTTGATATAAATGAGATTGCCAAGGCACAGGTTCCTAATTCAGATTATGTAACAATTGATTCAGATTATATGGGACCTTTCCAGACAGCCTGGGATACTAATGCAGGTGATGCATATTATAACAAGCATGATCTTGCCAAAGCTAAGGAATATCTGGCACAGTCAAAGTACGATGGCGGAACGGTTAAGATGGTAACTAATACAGAATATCCTGATATGTATAATGGCACACTTGTAGTACAGAAGCAGCTTGAAGCTATAGGAATCAAGGTAGAAGTAGAGGTAATGGACTGGGCTACACAGCTTACAAGAATTAACCAGCCTGAGACACTGGATATGTTCGTATCGAACTTCGGTGTATCACCTATCCCTAATACACTTCTGTTCCTTACACCGGGCAGAACAGGATTTACACACAATGCAGCAATCAGTTCAATATTCGACCAGATGGGTGCGGCAAAGGATATGACTACAGCACAGTCACTCTGGAAGGAAGCTCAGAAGGCAGCATGGGAAGAAGCAGAGTTCATCCCGCTCGGACATCAGTATACAGTAGTCAGCAAGTCTTCAAGAGTAGAAAATTATACAGGATTTATGGGACTCACATTGTGGGGATGCACAGTATATGAACCATAA